From one bacterium genomic stretch:
- a CDS encoding heparinase II/III-family protein, whose amino-acid sequence MRHLLLALSLTLIALPAWSKTVRNFYTADRVACMKDNLARYEWAQKERDRIIREADRWAAYDDERLRDLVPPPQVPRSARMCINECPVHGQEVLKVASMYGWKMDFDHPYKVVCPVGGESYPSNDFTAYLKGGMKDRSLLAGDVVDDGWGYKKSPDDKFAYWFVAYYAHWMADNYLLPALQNLSKAYVITGEAKYAHKCALLLWQLATYYPDYNYETQSSYGKEVDHGYKGRLLYHTWETWTVETAALAYDAIFPALAGDAELQKLSGLDAAGLARHLEDRMLRVMADDIIGGSHRIQGNWGMHQQAALLVALALDTKAGKPTSQQIVDWVLDNRAPAELYTDTGFRDMLVNLLHRDGIAFESPSYNCGWMTDLGAIADLLIANGVDLWTEPRLRSVYTAPIDMLANGQHTTPLGDSNNMFSGGLGVSAPYQERAWAQMRLPRQAKAMVQCGGTGQFSRDLFRPYLGDEIIKQAEATPQEAGVISSLLPGLGFLTLQTGKLGSRFALSLYYGYTVGHTHFDLLNMDLYAYGWPLTPDLGYPETADTYDPRRFGFLAHTVVHNTCMVDATRSELGRGQLVAFHPGTFAQMAEVTDVAAYPGKAQDYRRTAFLIEADPDHAYVVDVFRVAGGKQHDWLVHGTEAEFSSSLPLSAPRAEGTLAGPDVPYGIFYDDEKLKDGKYGHYYGAYRGSAFQWLYNVQEAQVGAPTVQAPWVQWQVNRDPKLFPKEAARGATLRSYLVPQDETVFACDGTPQRRPQFPDKLKWVVRRRAGDDLKSAFVTVDEMFVGEPYLTSVTRLPVTPEDGAVALEVRMGDRRHVIFSTTNLRTPASASQEYVVDGKLHVQGRAAVLSLDAAGKITEARLFDGKLLTMGATKLTGKGLRQAKIASVDYAQGIVTLDQPCLTAADEGRWVPVRSATHEASVQIEKVLSPTSFSCAGQDLRTGRGTIASAEGNTVKTNAPLYFCEPGMTVVNETGQPLARLVRASSLTVQCDQPLPATLPDADGDGVGRFVIMAIGAGDGVEVGSAEGR is encoded by the coding sequence ATGCGTCACCTCCTGCTGGCCCTATCCCTCACCCTCATCGCCCTCCCCGCCTGGAGCAAGACCGTGCGCAACTTCTACACCGCCGACCGTGTCGCGTGCATGAAGGACAATCTCGCACGCTACGAATGGGCCCAGAAGGAGCGCGACCGGATCATCAGGGAGGCCGACCGCTGGGCGGCCTACGATGACGAGCGGTTGCGTGACCTCGTGCCCCCGCCGCAGGTCCCCCGCTCCGCGCGCATGTGCATCAACGAGTGCCCCGTCCACGGCCAGGAAGTGCTCAAAGTCGCCAGCATGTACGGCTGGAAGATGGATTTCGACCACCCGTACAAGGTCGTCTGTCCCGTCGGCGGCGAGAGCTACCCCAGCAACGACTTCACCGCCTACCTCAAAGGGGGCATGAAGGACAGGTCGCTGCTGGCGGGCGACGTCGTGGACGACGGCTGGGGCTACAAGAAGAGCCCCGACGACAAGTTTGCCTATTGGTTCGTAGCGTACTACGCGCACTGGATGGCGGACAACTACCTGCTGCCGGCCCTCCAGAACCTGTCGAAGGCCTATGTCATCACCGGCGAGGCGAAGTACGCCCACAAGTGCGCGCTCCTGCTGTGGCAACTGGCGACGTACTACCCGGACTACAACTACGAAACGCAATCGAGCTACGGCAAGGAAGTGGACCACGGGTACAAGGGGCGGCTGCTGTACCACACATGGGAGACGTGGACGGTGGAGACGGCCGCGCTGGCCTATGACGCCATCTTCCCCGCGCTGGCGGGCGACGCGGAGCTGCAGAAGCTGTCGGGCCTCGACGCGGCGGGGCTGGCCCGGCACCTTGAGGACCGGATGCTGCGCGTGATGGCCGATGACATCATCGGCGGCTCGCACCGCATCCAGGGCAACTGGGGGATGCACCAGCAGGCAGCGCTCCTGGTCGCGCTGGCGCTGGACACGAAGGCAGGCAAGCCCACCTCCCAGCAGATCGTGGACTGGGTGCTCGACAACCGCGCCCCCGCCGAGCTGTACACCGATACCGGCTTTCGCGACATGCTGGTGAATCTGCTGCACCGCGATGGCATCGCCTTCGAGTCGCCCTCGTACAACTGCGGCTGGATGACCGACCTGGGGGCTATCGCCGACTTGCTCATCGCCAACGGCGTGGACCTGTGGACAGAGCCGCGCCTGCGAAGCGTCTACACGGCCCCCATTGACATGCTGGCCAACGGGCAGCACACCACGCCCCTGGGCGACTCGAACAACATGTTCTCGGGCGGCCTGGGCGTCAGCGCCCCGTACCAGGAACGAGCCTGGGCGCAGATGCGTCTGCCCCGGCAGGCCAAGGCCATGGTGCAGTGCGGCGGCACCGGCCAGTTCAGCCGCGACCTGTTCCGGCCCTACCTGGGCGACGAGATCATCAAGCAGGCGGAAGCCACGCCGCAGGAAGCCGGCGTGATCAGCAGCCTACTGCCCGGTCTGGGCTTCCTGACGCTGCAGACCGGCAAGCTGGGCAGTCGCTTCGCCCTGTCGCTGTACTACGGGTACACCGTGGGGCATACGCACTTCGACCTGCTGAACATGGACCTGTACGCCTACGGCTGGCCGCTGACGCCGGACCTGGGCTACCCCGAGACCGCCGACACCTACGACCCGCGCCGCTTCGGCTTCCTGGCCCACACGGTCGTGCACAACACCTGCATGGTAGACGCCACGCGGTCGGAGCTGGGACGCGGGCAACTGGTCGCCTTCCATCCGGGCACGTTCGCGCAGATGGCTGAGGTCACCGACGTGGCGGCCTATCCTGGCAAGGCGCAGGACTATCGCCGCACGGCGTTCCTGATCGAGGCCGACCCCGATCACGCCTACGTGGTGGATGTGTTCCGCGTCGCGGGTGGCAAGCAGCATGACTGGCTCGTGCATGGCACGGAGGCGGAGTTCAGCTCCAGCCTGCCGCTGTCCGCCCCGCGCGCGGAGGGGACACTGGCCGGGCCGGACGTGCCCTACGGCATCTTCTACGACGACGAGAAGCTCAAGGACGGCAAGTACGGGCACTACTACGGCGCGTACAGGGGCAGCGCCTTCCAGTGGCTCTACAATGTGCAGGAAGCGCAGGTTGGAGCGCCCACGGTCCAGGCGCCGTGGGTGCAGTGGCAGGTCAACCGCGACCCCAAACTGTTCCCCAAGGAGGCCGCGCGCGGGGCCACGCTGCGCTCGTATCTCGTGCCCCAGGACGAGACCGTCTTCGCCTGCGACGGCACCCCCCAGCGCCGCCCACAGTTCCCCGACAAGCTCAAGTGGGTCGTCCGCCGCCGCGCCGGCGACGACCTGAAGAGCGCCTTCGTCACCGTGGACGAGATGTTCGTGGGGGAACCGTACCTCACCAGCGTGACGCGGCTGCCGGTCACGCCCGAAGACGGGGCGGTCGCCCTCGAGGTGCGGATGGGCGACCGGCGGCATGTCATCTTCTCGACGACGAACCTGCGGACGCCCGCATCCGCCTCGCAGGAGTACGTCGTGGATGGGAAGCTGCACGTGCAGGGCCGGGCGGCAGTGCTCAGCCTCGATGCGGCGGGCAAGATCACGGAGGCGCGGCTGTTCGATGGCAAGCTGCTGACGATGGGGGCGACGAAGCTGACAGGCAAGGGCCTGCGGCAGGCGAAGATCGCGAGCGTGGACTACGCGCAGGGCATAGTGACGCTCGACCAGCCCTGCCTGACGGCCGCCGACGAGGGCCGGTGGGTGCCCGTCCGCAGCGCCACCCACGAGGCCTCGGTCCAGATCGAGAAGGTGCTGTCACCGACGAGCTTCTCATGCGCCGGGCAGGACCTGCGCACCGGCCGCGGCACCATCGCCAGCGCCGAGGGCAACACGGTGAAGACGAACGCACCGCTGTACTTCTGCGAGCCGGGGATGACCGTGGTGAATGAGACCGGCCAGCCGTTGGCGCGGCTGGTGCGGGCGAGCAGCCTGACCGTGCAGTGCGACCAGCCCCTCCCCGCAACGCTGCCCGACGCGGACGGGGACGGCGTAGGGCGGTTCGTCATCATGGCGATCGGAGCGGGGGATGGGGTGGAGGTGGGCAGCGCGGAGGGGCGGTAG